A stretch of Argiope bruennichi chromosome 10, qqArgBrue1.1, whole genome shotgun sequence DNA encodes these proteins:
- the LOC129988327 gene encoding zinc finger protein 271-like, translating to MESPYASSLYSESFSQQQNLEACISAAKFSKKSILENHSRTHTKERPFACKMCDKAFSRKSNLYAHLRTHTNEKPFVCDICNKAFLARTNLNKHLRTHTNEKPFVCDICNKAFYDKSALNIHLRTHTNEKPYACSICSKTFSQNRNLKNHLQTHAIEKPYSDDICNKAFSLVPHLETSLQAHANGKSACDVCNKIFYNNTSLFKHLRTHTKEKPFACDICNKAFSIKSYLKLHLRTHTKEKPYECDFCCKSFSLQQRLKMHFRTHTNEKPYVCNVCNKAFSDRSNLKAHARVHTKLELFTCDTCHLEFSKKSCLKVHLRTHVEKKLFSCDICSKAFAQKSSLKVHLRTHTKEKPYSCVICNKAFSQSANLKAHLRMHTKEKPFACDFCSKTFSYAAGLRAHLSLHTIENVCNMPQ from the coding sequence aTGGAATCACCATACGCCTCTAGTTTATATAGTGAATCATTTTCTCAGCAGCAAAATTTAGAAGCATGCATCTCAGcagcaaaattttctaaaaaatcaattttagaaaatcattcgcggacgcatacgaaagagagaCCGTTTGCATGCAAAATGTGTGACAAAGCATTTTCACGCAAATCGAATTTGTATGCACATTTACGAACGCATACCAACGAAAAACCATTTGTATGTGATAtatgtaataaagcatttttagcaagaacgaatttaaataaacatttacgaACGCATACCAACGAAAAACCATTTGTATGTGATAtatgtaataaagcattttatgacAAATCCgctttaaatatacatttacgGACACATACAAATGAGAAACCTTATGCTTGCTCCATTTGCAGTAAAACGTTTTCTCAGAATCgaaatttaaagaatcatttGCAGACACATGCAATAGAAAAACCATATTCAGATGACATTTGCAATAAAGCTTTTTCTCTGGTACCTCATTTAGAGACATCTTTACAAGCGCATGCGAATGGGAAAAGTGCATGTgatgtatgtaataaaatattttataataatacgtctttatttaagcatttacgaacacatacgaaagagaaaccatttGCGTGTGATATTTGTAATAAAGCGTTCTCTATTAAATCGtacttaaaattacatttacgtACACATACAAAAGAGAAGCCATATGAATGTGATTTTTGTTGTAAATCATTTTCTCTGCAGCAGCGTTTAAAGATGCATTTTCGGAcgcatacaaatgaaaaaccgtATGTATGCAACGTTTGCAATAAAGCTTTTTCTGACAGATCTAATTTAAAGGCACATGCACGGGTACATACGAAACTTGAATTGTTTACTTGTGACACCTGTCATCTAGAGTTTTCTAAAAAGTCttgtttaaaagtacatttacgTACACATGTCGAAAAGAAACTGTTTTCATGTGACATATGTAGTAAAGCATTTGCACAAAAGTCGAGTTTAAAAGTACATTTGCGTacacatacaaaagaaaaaccgtACTCGTGTGTCATttgtaataaagcattttctcaGTCTGCGAATTTAAAAGCGCATTTACGGAtgcatacaaaagagaaaccaTTTGCGTGTGACTTTTGtagtaaaacattttcttacGCAGCAGGTTTAAGGGCACATCTGTCATTACATACTATAGAGAATGTATGTAACATGCcccaataa